Proteins encoded in a region of the Oncorhynchus clarkii lewisi isolate Uvic-CL-2024 chromosome 18, UVic_Ocla_1.0, whole genome shotgun sequence genome:
- the LOC139373870 gene encoding melanocortin receptor 5-like yields the protein MNPMEKMTTMSLPMWALFANSSELYYNPNTTVAPNFLTKPKACEQLNIATEVFLILGIISLLENILVICAIIKNKNLHSPMYFFVCSLAVADMLVSVSNAWETIIIYLLTNRQLIVDDHFIRQMDNVFDSMICISVVASMCSLLAIAVDRYVTIFYALRYHSIMTHRRAALIIGAIWTFCTGCGIVFIMYSDTTPVIICLVSMFFTMLVLMASLYSHMFMLARSHVKRIAALPGYNSIHQRASMKGAITLTILLGIFIVCWAPFFLHLILMISCPRNLYCVCFMSHFNMYLILIMCNSVIDPLIYAFRSQEMRKTFKEIIGCYSLRNVFECLPVCYKPGVP from the coding sequence ATGAACCCTATGGAGAAAATGACGACCATGTCTCTGCCGATGTGGGCTCTGTTCGCCAACTCCAGCGAGCTGTACTACAACCCCAACACCACTGTGGCCCCTAATTTCCTCACCAAACCCAAGGCCTGTGAGCAGCTCAACATCGCCACAGAGGTCTTCCTCATCCTGGGTATTATCAGTTTGTTGGAGAACATCCTGGTCATCTGCGCCATCATCAAGAACAAGAACCTCCACTCCCCCATGTACTTCTTTGTGTGTTCCCTGGCTGTGGCCGACATGCTGGTCAGCGTCTCCAACGCCTGGGAGACCATCATCATCTACCTGCTGACCAACCGGCAGCTCATTGTGGACGACCATTTTATTCGTCAGATGGACAACGTCTTTGACTCCATGATCTGTATATCAGTGGTGGCGTCTATGTGTTCTCTCCTGGCCATCGCTGTGGACCGGTATGTGACCATCTTCTACGCTCTGCGTTACCACAGCATCATGACCCATAGACGGGCCGCTCTCATCATCGGAGCCATCTGGACCTTCTGCACGGGCTGCGGCATCGTCTTTATCATGTACTCCGACACCACCCCTGTTATAATTTGCTTGGTGTCCATGTTCTTCACCATGCTGGTGCTCATGGCCTCGCTGTACAGCCACATGTTCATGCTGGCTCGCTCCCACGTCAAGCGCATCGCGGCTCTGCCAGGGTACAACTCCATCCACCAGAGGGCCAGCATGAAGGGAGCCATCACTCTCACAATCCTCCTGGGCATCTTCATCGTCTGCTGGGCACCCTTCTTTCTCCACCTTATCCTGATGATCTCCTGCCCCAGGAACCTGTACTGTGTGTGCTTCATGTCTCACTTCAACATGTACCTCATCCTcatcatgtgtaactctgttatcGACCCTCTGATCTACGCCTTCAGGAGTCAGGAGATGAGGAAAACCTTTAAGGAGATTATCGGTTGCTACAGCCTGAGGAACGTGTTTGAGTGTCTCCCTGTGTGCTATAAACCTGGAGTGCCATAG